From Streptomyces sp. NBC_00690, a single genomic window includes:
- a CDS encoding alpha-N-acetylglucosaminidase produces the protein MSELSRRTVLGTAGAIGAGAALAGPAPGAAALTRHPVRRALFSTAPALTALRRLLPDHADQFRLTAIEGAERFKVTGTTGRIEVSGTSPAVLLTGVHWYLKYVCRAQISWSGSQVDLPVVLPAPRRALEQRATVPHRFAYNDTHDGYTAPYADWARWERLIDVLALHGCNEVLVTPGQEAVYHRLLKDFGYSDTEADTWLPAPSHQPWWLLQNMSEYGGPVSPALLAARTELGRKIVDRLRQLGMRPVLPGYFGTVPDGFAARNPGARVIPQGTWNGLPRPDWLDPRTTVFTEIAAAYYRHQTELFGDIDYFKMDLLHEGGTAGDVPVADAARAVETSLRTARPEATWVILGWQSNPRPALLDAIDTDRVLIVDGLSDLDTVTDRDAEWGGAPYAFGTIPNFGGRTTIGANTDRWTAKFTAWRDKPGSALVGTAYMPEAAERDPAALELFSELAWRTEPIDRAAWFAEYATIRYGGDDPAAKAAFAALATTAYQLTSTDGRPFDSHFGRRPNLTSAIGTAFDPAAFDRALEQLLKVRPELRDNDAYRHDLTDVARQALANRSRTLQLPLRAAYADKDVETLKALSALWLKLMRLSDTMAGCHRLFLLGPWLEDAKRFATSPEEAVELERTARVLVTTWGDRVVAGHLSNYANRDWHGLLADVHVPQWEAYLAELVAALSENRAPKAIDWYAAEEAWTKDRRTYPVRPTGDAHRTAQRVLETLTTAPYQGFASVSVDPPAFTPGSSGTVTASFRNLNGLRATGAVDFDLTVDGVTPEPQGPTSVASVAAGGTGTVSWRVTAPTEPLTAPLRPLPYSLRTRYGPQDEDRVSVTQQGAVHIAAPLDSPWRTFTSNAAVFGQFEQRFAINGAGHDLWRGTAQFGTAYREGVLRQGTSVTLRVDSQDRTASWARAGIIVRNRLGTPGDPGFANLAVTPGQGVALSYDSNGDGTLDTYRRITGVKAPVLLRLTRGAGTSLTGACSVDGGATWRTVATVSVAGAASSQDVGFFMTAINGGSGARGTVNFSGWEVTGG, from the coding sequence ATGTCCGAACTGTCGAGACGTACGGTCCTGGGCACCGCGGGAGCCATCGGCGCGGGAGCGGCACTCGCCGGCCCCGCCCCCGGCGCCGCGGCGCTGACCCGGCACCCGGTGCGCCGGGCCCTCTTCAGCACTGCTCCGGCGCTCACCGCGCTACGGCGACTCCTCCCGGACCACGCCGACCAGTTCCGGCTCACGGCGATCGAGGGCGCCGAACGATTCAAGGTCACCGGCACCACCGGTCGGATCGAGGTCTCGGGCACCTCCCCCGCCGTACTGCTCACCGGTGTCCACTGGTACCTCAAGTACGTATGCCGCGCCCAGATCTCCTGGTCGGGCAGCCAGGTCGACCTGCCCGTCGTGCTCCCCGCGCCCCGTAGGGCCTTGGAGCAGCGGGCGACCGTGCCGCACCGCTTCGCCTACAACGACACCCACGACGGCTACACCGCCCCCTACGCCGACTGGGCGCGCTGGGAACGCCTGATCGACGTCCTCGCCCTGCACGGCTGCAACGAAGTCCTGGTCACCCCCGGGCAAGAGGCCGTCTACCACCGACTGCTCAAGGACTTCGGCTACTCGGACACCGAGGCCGACACCTGGCTACCGGCCCCCTCCCACCAGCCGTGGTGGCTGCTCCAGAACATGAGCGAGTACGGCGGCCCGGTGTCCCCCGCGCTGCTGGCGGCCCGCACGGAACTCGGGCGCAAGATCGTCGATCGGCTGCGCCAACTGGGCATGCGGCCGGTGCTGCCCGGATACTTCGGGACCGTCCCCGACGGCTTCGCCGCCCGCAACCCGGGCGCCCGGGTCATCCCGCAGGGCACCTGGAACGGGCTGCCCCGACCCGACTGGCTCGATCCACGGACCACCGTCTTCACGGAGATCGCCGCCGCCTACTACCGCCACCAGACGGAACTGTTCGGCGACATCGACTACTTCAAGATGGACCTGCTGCACGAGGGCGGCACCGCAGGTGACGTACCCGTCGCGGATGCGGCCCGCGCGGTCGAGACCTCCCTGCGCACCGCCCGCCCCGAGGCGACCTGGGTGATCCTCGGCTGGCAGTCCAACCCCCGCCCGGCGCTGCTGGACGCGATCGACACCGATCGGGTGCTGATCGTGGACGGCCTGTCCGACCTGGACACGGTCACGGACCGGGACGCGGAGTGGGGCGGCGCGCCCTACGCCTTCGGCACGATCCCCAACTTCGGTGGCCGGACCACGATCGGAGCGAACACCGACCGCTGGACGGCCAAGTTCACCGCCTGGCGCGACAAACCGGGCAGTGCCCTGGTGGGGACCGCGTACATGCCGGAGGCGGCCGAACGGGACCCGGCCGCCCTGGAACTCTTCAGCGAGCTCGCCTGGCGCACGGAGCCCATCGACCGGGCCGCCTGGTTCGCCGAGTACGCCACCATCCGCTACGGCGGCGACGACCCGGCGGCGAAAGCGGCCTTCGCAGCGCTGGCCACGACCGCGTACCAGCTCACCAGCACCGACGGCCGCCCCTTCGACTCCCACTTCGGCCGCCGGCCCAACCTCACATCGGCCATCGGCACGGCCTTCGACCCGGCCGCCTTCGACCGGGCCCTGGAGCAGCTCCTCAAGGTCCGCCCCGAACTGCGCGACAACGACGCCTACCGCCACGACCTCACCGACGTGGCCCGCCAGGCGCTCGCCAACCGCTCCCGTACGCTCCAACTCCCCCTGCGCGCGGCCTACGCCGACAAGGACGTGGAGACCCTGAAGGCGCTGTCGGCCCTCTGGTTGAAGCTGATGCGGCTCAGCGACACCATGGCCGGCTGCCACCGCTTGTTCCTCCTCGGGCCGTGGTTGGAGGACGCCAAACGGTTCGCGACCAGCCCCGAGGAGGCCGTGGAGCTCGAACGCACCGCCCGTGTCCTCGTCACGACCTGGGGCGACCGGGTGGTGGCCGGCCACTTGAGCAACTACGCCAACCGGGACTGGCACGGACTGCTCGCCGACGTCCACGTACCGCAGTGGGAGGCGTACCTCGCCGAACTCGTCGCCGCGCTGAGCGAGAACCGCGCCCCCAAGGCGATCGACTGGTACGCGGCCGAGGAGGCATGGACCAAGGACCGGCGCACCTATCCGGTCCGCCCGACCGGAGACGCCCACCGCACGGCCCAGCGGGTGCTGGAGACCCTCACCACCGCGCCCTACCAAGGCTTCGCCTCGGTGAGCGTGGACCCGCCCGCGTTCACCCCGGGCAGTTCCGGGACCGTGACGGCCTCCTTCCGCAACCTCAACGGGTTGCGGGCCACCGGAGCCGTCGACTTCGACCTGACCGTCGACGGCGTCACGCCCGAACCGCAGGGCCCCACATCGGTGGCATCGGTGGCGGCGGGCGGCACCGGAACCGTCTCCTGGCGGGTCACCGCACCCACCGAGCCGCTCACCGCGCCCTTGCGTCCACTGCCCTACTCCCTGCGCACCCGGTACGGGCCCCAGGACGAGGACCGGGTGTCGGTGACCCAACAGGGGGCGGTGCACATCGCCGCGCCGCTGGACTCCCCGTGGCGCACGTTCACCAGCAATGCTGCGGTCTTCGGTCAGTTCGAGCAGCGCTTTGCCATCAACGGCGCGGGCCACGACCTGTGGCGGGGTACGGCCCAGTTCGGGACCGCCTACCGGGAGGGCGTACTGCGCCAGGGCACGAGCGTGACGCTTCGGGTGGACTCCCAGGACCGGACGGCCAGTTGGGCGCGCGCCGGCATCATCGTGCGCAATCGGCTGGGCACCCCCGGCGATCCGGGGTTCGCCAATCTGGCGGTGACTCCGGGCCAGGGCGTGGCGCTGTCCTACGACTCCAACGGCGACGGCACGCTCGACACCTACCGGCGGATCACGGGGGTGAAGGCTCCCGTGCTCCTGCGGCTCACGCGCGGGGCGGGGACCTCGCTCACGGGGGCCTGCTCGGTGGACGGAGGCGCCACCTGGCGGACGGTGGCGACGGTCTCGGTGGCGGGCGCGGCATCGAGCCAGGACGTGGGGTTCTTCATGACGGCCATAAACGGAGGCAGCGGCGCACGTGGGACGGTCAACTTCAGCGGCTGGGAGGTCACCGGCGGCTGA
- a CDS encoding alpha/beta fold hydrolase, which yields MTKDSTSSNAAAWTGMVPVDDTALAVTDTGGPGIPVVYLNGQFSTQWHWRRVIADLGTGWRHITYDERARGRKSKRSADYSFEAAVRDVDAVLAARGVDRALVVGWSYGAVVAAHWASRNPDRTLGAVMVDGAYPADWLDEAMERRVRKLFRRMNWFLPLLRPTGLAPRMTAEQMADSNIELGELSRLGELGPVLDSITVPTRYVVASGVSFGSKGDEQEQLRTSLDEVVVRNPNIQIGAKVASNHGTILRKDSPAVADAVREVAAPDHGGRR from the coding sequence ATGACGAAGGACAGCACCTCATCGAACGCTGCGGCGTGGACCGGCATGGTGCCGGTCGACGATACGGCCCTGGCCGTCACCGACACCGGAGGCCCCGGCATCCCGGTGGTCTACCTCAACGGGCAGTTCTCCACCCAGTGGCACTGGCGGCGGGTCATAGCCGACCTGGGGACGGGGTGGCGCCACATCACCTATGACGAGCGGGCGCGCGGCAGGAAGTCGAAACGCTCGGCGGACTACTCCTTCGAGGCCGCCGTCCGGGACGTCGATGCCGTCCTTGCGGCCAGGGGCGTGGACCGGGCGCTGGTGGTGGGCTGGTCCTACGGAGCAGTCGTCGCGGCCCACTGGGCGAGCCGGAACCCGGACCGGACCCTGGGCGCGGTCATGGTGGACGGCGCGTACCCCGCGGACTGGCTGGACGAGGCCATGGAACGGCGGGTGCGGAAGCTGTTCCGGCGCATGAACTGGTTCCTGCCGTTGCTGCGCCCGACCGGCCTGGCCCCGAGGATGACCGCCGAACAGATGGCGGACAGCAACATCGAACTGGGCGAGCTCTCCCGTCTGGGCGAACTGGGCCCCGTGCTGGACTCCATCACCGTCCCGACGCGGTACGTGGTCGCTTCGGGGGTCTCCTTCGGAAGCAAGGGGGACGAGCAGGAACAGCTGCGCACCAGCCTCGATGAGGTGGTCGTCCGCAACCCGAACATCCAGATCGGCGCGAAGGTCGCCAGTAACCACGGGACGATCCTGAGGAAGGACTCCCCAGCCGTCGCCGACGCCGTACGCGAGGTCGCCGCCCCGGACCACGGGGGCCGCCGCTGA
- a CDS encoding DUF4097 family beta strand repeat-containing protein has protein sequence MQKFDTTAPISAVLNIPAGRIRFIAADRADTTVEVLPADPAKSHDNKAAERTTVTYADGVLRITAPTPGTRSFGPSGSLEVTVQLPAGSRIEARAASAELRGVGRLGDVDFEGAYRKIKIDEAGSVQLAAIEGDIEIGRLNGSAEISTARGDIRITEAVGGTVVLRTQSGDIAVGAAAGVSAALEANTDYGRISNALKNDGTTGLDIRATTSHGDITARSL, from the coding sequence ATGCAGAAGTTCGACACCACCGCCCCGATCTCCGCGGTCCTGAACATCCCCGCCGGACGCATCCGCTTCATCGCCGCGGACCGTGCCGACACCACCGTCGAGGTCCTGCCCGCCGACCCCGCCAAGAGCCACGACAACAAGGCCGCCGAGCGGACCACCGTCACCTATGCCGACGGGGTCCTGCGGATCACGGCCCCGACACCCGGCACCCGGTCCTTCGGCCCCTCCGGGTCCCTGGAGGTCACCGTTCAACTGCCCGCCGGATCCCGCATCGAGGCCAGGGCCGCCAGCGCCGAACTCCGTGGCGTCGGACGCCTCGGCGACGTCGACTTCGAAGGTGCGTACCGAAAGATCAAGATCGACGAGGCTGGGAGCGTCCAACTCGCCGCGATCGAAGGCGACATCGAGATCGGCCGGCTCAACGGCTCCGCGGAGATCAGCACCGCACGCGGCGACATCCGCATCACCGAGGCCGTGGGTGGCACGGTCGTGCTCCGCACCCAGTCCGGTGACATCGCGGTCGGCGCCGCCGCCGGCGTCTCGGCCGCCCTGGAAGCCAACACCGACTACGGCCGCATCAGCAACGCCCTCAAGAACGACGGCACCACCGGACTCGACATCCGCGCCACCACCTCCCACGGCGACATCACCGCCCGCAGCCTCTGA